The Bacteroidota bacterium genome has a window encoding:
- a CDS encoding exopolyphosphatase — translation MRVAVLDLGTNTFHLLVVDLQPDGSWSRIFKTRRVVRLGEGAIHRNEIAPQPFARGLKTLQDFRKRIDTLAVDKVIAFATSAIRSAGNGKDFVQAAWKHTRIRIRIISGEEEADYIAQGVRACVDWGDRVALIMDIGGGSTEFILADQRRVFWKSSFNIGAARMLAHFNPSDPIRRSELAALKSYFRESLDPLAAAMKKHPPEVLIGSSGSFDTYAAMLGLRHRGSDYLKGRKSHTFRLDEYRSLHRDLLKSSAREREQMPGLIRMRRDLIVMASICTASVLELSGVGSMMVSRYALKEGMLASLVRK, via the coding sequence ATGCGGGTTGCGGTACTTGACCTCGGCACCAACACGTTTCACTTGTTGGTGGTCGATTTGCAGCCCGATGGTTCCTGGAGCCGTATTTTCAAGACACGCCGTGTAGTCCGTTTGGGAGAAGGAGCAATCCATCGAAATGAGATTGCTCCCCAACCCTTTGCGCGTGGCTTGAAGACGTTGCAGGATTTTCGAAAGCGGATAGATACGCTGGCGGTTGATAAGGTCATTGCTTTCGCCACTTCGGCGATCCGCAGTGCCGGAAACGGGAAGGATTTCGTGCAGGCAGCGTGGAAGCATACTCGGATCCGCATCCGTATCATCAGCGGTGAGGAAGAAGCGGATTACATTGCCCAAGGTGTACGGGCCTGCGTGGATTGGGGAGATCGTGTTGCCCTTATAATGGATATTGGCGGGGGCTCGACGGAATTCATACTGGCCGATCAGCGTCGCGTTTTTTGGAAGTCAAGTTTTAATATCGGTGCAGCCCGGATGTTGGCACATTTCAATCCTTCCGACCCGATCCGTCGGTCCGAATTGGCCGCCCTGAAGAGCTACTTTCGGGAGTCACTGGATCCCCTGGCTGCCGCCATGAAGAAGCATCCACCCGAAGTGTTGATCGGCTCTTCCGGGTCGTTCGATACGTATGCGGCGATGCTGGGCCTTCGACATCGCGGTAGCGATTATTTGAAGGGCCGGAAAAGTCATACGTTCCGTTTGGATGAATACCGGTCGCTTCACCGTGACTTGCTCAAATCCTCTGCCAGGGAAAGGGAGCAGATGCCCGGCCTCATCCGCATGCGCCGCGACCTGATCGTGATGGCAAGTATTTGCACGGCCTCGGTCCTTGAATTATCAGGCGTCGGATCAATGATGGTTTCCCGGTACGCCCTGAAGGAAGGTATGCTGGCTTCGCTTGTCCGGAAATAG